In one Streptomyces venezuelae genomic region, the following are encoded:
- a CDS encoding NADPH-dependent F420 reductase: protein MPADPEVPSVTSSAPRLLASERQSVMKIGIIGAGNIGGNLTRRLTALGHDVSVANSRGPHTLTALAEETGAKPVTVGEAARDAQVVVVTIPLKAVPDLPAGFLDGAAENVAVIDTGNYYPQQRDGRIAEIEDGLTESRWTERQIGHPVIKAFNGTYAQDILDKPLPQGAAGRVALPVSGDDEAAKKIVRDLIDELGFDTVDNGGQDDSWRQQPGTPVYGNAGGADEIQKALDAASRERTAEWRA from the coding sequence ATCCCCGCCGATCCGGAGGTTCCCTCCGTTACGAGCTCGGCACCTCGCCTCCTCGCCTCGGAAAGGCAGTCAGTCATGAAGATCGGCATCATCGGAGCGGGCAACATCGGCGGCAACCTCACCCGCCGCCTCACCGCCCTCGGCCACGACGTCTCCGTCGCCAACTCGCGCGGCCCCCACACGCTGACCGCCCTCGCCGAGGAGACCGGCGCGAAGCCCGTCACCGTCGGTGAAGCCGCGCGCGACGCGCAGGTCGTCGTCGTGACCATCCCGCTCAAGGCAGTCCCCGACCTGCCGGCCGGCTTCCTCGACGGCGCAGCCGAAAACGTCGCCGTCATCGACACCGGCAACTACTATCCGCAGCAGCGCGACGGGCGCATCGCCGAGATCGAGGACGGTCTGACCGAGAGCCGGTGGACGGAGCGGCAGATCGGCCACCCCGTCATCAAGGCCTTCAACGGCACGTACGCGCAGGACATCCTCGACAAGCCCCTGCCTCAGGGCGCCGCGGGCCGGGTCGCCCTGCCCGTGTCCGGCGACGACGAGGCCGCCAAGAAGATCGTGCGCGACCTGATCGACGAGCTCGGCTTTGACACCGTGGACAACGGCGGCCAGGACGACTCCTGGCGTCAGCAGCCCGGAACTCCCGTGTACGGGAACGCCGGTGGAGCGGACGAGATCCAGAAGGCGCTGGACGCGGCGTCACGGGAGCGTACGGCGGAGTGGCGCGCCTGA
- a CDS encoding glycoside hydrolase family 25 protein, which produces MIRGIDVSSHQSTFDTDGLSFVFIKATEGRSYINPKLSAQTKRARDGGCVVGYYHFLWPGNITAQAEYFVSKAPEKAGDLLAVDWEWTGNHTAASNAEKDRFIREVKRLRPSHRVMLYANRDFWLNRDTTSYAGDGLWIADYVSAGKPRIQAKWKIHQYTSTPLDKNVADFASEDALREWATP; this is translated from the coding sequence GTGATCCGTGGCATCGACGTCAGCTCCCACCAGTCGACCTTCGACACGGACGGTCTCTCCTTCGTCTTCATAAAGGCGACGGAGGGCCGTTCGTACATCAACCCGAAACTGTCCGCCCAGACGAAGCGCGCCCGAGACGGCGGCTGCGTGGTCGGCTACTACCACTTCCTGTGGCCGGGCAACATCACGGCCCAGGCGGAGTACTTCGTGAGCAAGGCCCCGGAGAAGGCGGGGGACCTGCTGGCGGTGGACTGGGAGTGGACGGGGAACCATACGGCTGCCTCGAACGCGGAGAAGGACCGCTTCATCCGTGAGGTGAAACGCCTGCGGCCGTCGCACCGGGTCATGCTCTACGCGAACCGTGATTTCTGGTTGAACCGGGACACCACGTCCTACGCGGGCGACGGACTGTGGATCGCCGACTACGTCAGCGCGGGCAAGCCCCGCATCCAGGCGAAGTGGAAGATCCACCAGTACACGTCGACACCGCTGGACAAGAACGTGGCCGACTTCGCGAGCGAGGACGCGCTGCGGGAGTGGGCCACGCCCTGA